Proteins from one Mycobacterium adipatum genomic window:
- a CDS encoding HNH endonuclease signature motif containing protein, whose amino-acid sequence MDATHFNTFIDALLDDLTPAPVPEDEADRRLCHLLDSPRRIVDEPALLAVLAAAVTARNVFDHVIAQAVAAAERAGIPARRHLRTGADLLTSIGVAPGAAYRAARVGRAAEALPALTAQQRLGGVGIEFADAVGKGVSHIESRVALSDDERAEVVTTLMIQATPSGVDKKARGIAIAKAATSSPEEGAVPVAENTDLNDMTLMVNDEGRVNVTMDLDALTGEELIAALDPLCRPVPLPDGSPDPRPAGRRRADAFGQIMRTYLSNSQRPMSGGVLPHVTLIRHGVDTLGFGGPVSAATAELIACDSTLTTVLVDAASAPLDVGRSERLFTPAIRKGLAVRDRGCAHPGCGRPVSWCDAHHITPWEHGGTTSLDNGVLLCRLHHTAIHHGGWQVYLGPDRHPWFIPPRAPGTPEPAHLRSHARRTMTDLPTAA is encoded by the coding sequence ATGGACGCCACCCACTTCAACACCTTCATCGACGCGCTCCTCGACGATCTCACCCCGGCACCCGTCCCGGAGGACGAGGCCGACCGGAGGCTGTGTCACCTGCTGGATTCTCCTCGGCGCATCGTGGATGAACCGGCCTTGCTCGCGGTACTGGCTGCCGCTGTCACGGCGCGCAACGTGTTCGACCATGTGATCGCCCAGGCAGTCGCCGCCGCGGAACGCGCCGGTATCCCGGCGCGGCGGCATCTGCGCACGGGGGCCGATCTGCTCACCAGTATCGGGGTCGCTCCGGGTGCGGCGTATCGGGCGGCTCGGGTGGGGCGGGCGGCAGAGGCCTTGCCGGCGCTGACGGCGCAGCAGCGCCTCGGTGGGGTCGGGATCGAGTTCGCCGACGCCGTCGGCAAGGGCGTCAGTCACATCGAATCCCGTGTCGCGTTGTCCGATGACGAGCGCGCCGAGGTCGTCACCACCCTGATGATTCAGGCCACTCCGTCGGGGGTGGATAAGAAGGCCCGCGGGATCGCCATCGCCAAAGCCGCCACCTCATCCCCCGAGGAGGGTGCGGTGCCGGTGGCGGAGAACACCGACCTCAACGACATGACCCTCATGGTCAATGACGAAGGACGGGTCAACGTGACCATGGATCTCGATGCGCTCACCGGCGAGGAACTCATCGCAGCACTCGATCCACTATGCCGGCCCGTGCCACTACCGGACGGCTCACCCGACCCCAGGCCGGCCGGTCGACGTCGCGCCGACGCCTTCGGACAGATCATGCGGACCTACCTCTCGAACTCGCAACGCCCGATGTCGGGGGGCGTACTCCCACACGTCACCCTGATCCGGCACGGCGTGGACACCCTCGGGTTCGGTGGCCCGGTCAGCGCCGCGACCGCCGAACTCATCGCGTGTGACAGCACCCTCACGACGGTGCTCGTCGACGCCGCCAGCGCACCCCTGGATGTGGGGCGCAGCGAACGGCTGTTCACCCCGGCCATCCGCAAAGGGTTGGCGGTCCGCGACAGGGGCTGCGCACACCCCGGCTGCGGCAGGCCGGTGTCCTGGTGCGACGCCCACCACATCACCCCCTGGGAACACGGCGGCACCACCAGCCTCGACAACGGCGTCCTGCTCTGCCGACTGCACCACACCGCCATCCACCACGGCGGCTGGCAGGTCTACCTCGGCCCCGACCGCCACCCCTGGTTCATCCCACCCCGCGCCCCGGGCACACCCGAGCCGGCGCACCTGCGCTCCCACGCCCGACGCACCATGACCGACCTACCCACCGCGGCATAA
- a CDS encoding ISL3 family transposase, with product MRVSTAFNRLLQIPGASVVDVSIGDHDVEITVRPKTRLLTCPCSKRVRAVYDRRRRRWRHLDLGTKRLWLIYRIRRLHCPDCGVITEDVPWARPGARFSRDFEDMVLWLAQRTDRTTVSTLMRCSWESVTSIITRGVDELLDQRRLDTLYRIGVDEICYRHPHHYLTIIGDHDTGTVINVQPGRSEDSFAAFFESQPDSDLETIEAVSMDVSKAYQAAAREHAPTATICFDPFHIMLWVNRALDRVFADAASGPNKVVMTSAQWRQTRWALRTGENKLNDTKRALVNQIARASRRVGRAWTLKEQLRDLYRLDHEPGAARALLKAWITAAKRSRIPSFVELGKRLQEHFDAIIAAVELGISNALIEGINAKIRLINARGYGHHSARALTAMIYLCLGGLRPKLPTKT from the coding sequence GTGCGCGTCAGTACTGCATTTAACCGTCTTCTTCAGATCCCCGGCGCATCGGTGGTCGACGTGTCGATCGGGGACCACGATGTAGAGATCACCGTACGGCCCAAAACGCGGCTGCTGACCTGCCCCTGCAGCAAACGCGTGAGGGCCGTCTATGACCGTCGCCGGCGGCGATGGCGCCACCTCGACCTGGGCACCAAACGACTATGGCTGATTTACCGCATCCGCCGGTTGCACTGCCCGGATTGCGGGGTCATCACCGAAGACGTGCCCTGGGCCCGACCGGGAGCCAGGTTCAGCCGAGACTTCGAAGACATGGTGTTGTGGCTTGCTCAGCGCACCGACCGCACGACGGTCTCGACCCTGATGCGGTGCAGCTGGGAATCGGTCACCTCGATCATCACCCGCGGAGTCGATGAGCTGCTTGATCAACGCCGACTCGACACCCTCTACCGCATCGGTGTCGACGAGATCTGCTACCGCCACCCGCACCACTATCTGACCATCATCGGCGATCACGACACAGGAACCGTCATCAATGTCCAGCCCGGACGCAGCGAAGACTCATTCGCAGCATTCTTTGAATCCCAACCAGATTCGGACCTAGAAACCATCGAAGCGGTCAGCATGGATGTCAGCAAGGCCTACCAAGCTGCCGCCCGAGAACACGCACCGACGGCGACCATCTGCTTTGACCCGTTCCACATCATGCTGTGGGTCAACCGAGCCCTGGACCGCGTCTTCGCCGACGCCGCCAGCGGCCCGAACAAAGTCGTCATGACCTCAGCACAATGGCGTCAAACCCGATGGGCCCTGCGTACCGGGGAGAACAAACTCAACGACACCAAACGGGCACTGGTCAACCAGATCGCGCGCGCCAGCCGACGCGTCGGACGAGCATGGACCCTCAAAGAACAACTACGCGACCTCTACCGACTCGATCACGAACCCGGCGCCGCTCGCGCACTCCTCAAGGCCTGGATCACCGCGGCCAAACGCAGCCGCATCCCCTCATTCGTCGAACTCGGCAAACGCCTCCAAGAACACTTCGACGCCATCATCGCCGCCGTCGAACTCGGAATATCCAACGCCCTCATTGAGGGCATCAACGCCAAGATTCGCCTCATCAACGCCCGCGGCTACGGCCACCACTCCGCCCGAGCACTGACCGCAATGATCTACCTCTGCCTCGGCGGATTACGCCCAAAACTACCCACGAAAACATGA